A stretch of Leucobacter aridicollis DNA encodes these proteins:
- the kdpA gene encoding potassium-transporting ATPase subunit KdpA, whose protein sequence is MSTLSALMALVTVAALITIIYRPLGDYMAWVYTSTKHWRVERGIYRVIGIDEGAEQTWRAYLRGVLAFSAVGLLLVYGLQRLQQLLPYSLGLGAPSAPLSFNTAASFVGNTNWQSYSPEATVGYTVQLAGLAVQNFTSAAVGIAVAVALVRGFAYRKSGTIGNFWVDLVRGIVRLLLPLAAVSAIVLLAGGVIQNFNGFTDVTTVAGATQTIPGGPTASQEAIKLLGTNGGGFFNANSSHPFENPTPWTNIFQVLLMLAIPFSLPRTFGRMVGDNRQGYAILSVMGLLYVASFTALTLVELAGRGTAPELAGAALEGKEQRFGIVGSTLFATTSTGTSTGAVNSMHDSYTALGGFFPMFNMMLGEVSPGGVGSGLYALLMLAVIAVFIAGLLIGRTPEYLGKKIGPREIKLAALYILVMPTLVLAGTALSFALPGVRDSVTGESIANPGVHGMSEVLYAFTSAANNNGSAFAGLTADTPWLNTALGVTILLGRFVPIMLVLALAGSLARQDIVPATSGTLPTHRPLFVGLLAAVTILLSALAFLPVLALGPLAEGLM, encoded by the coding sequence ATGAGCACCCTTTCCGCCCTGATGGCGCTCGTCACGGTTGCCGCCCTGATCACCATCATCTATCGCCCGCTCGGCGACTACATGGCGTGGGTCTACACGTCGACGAAGCACTGGCGCGTCGAACGCGGCATCTACCGCGTGATCGGCATCGATGAGGGGGCCGAGCAGACGTGGCGGGCGTACCTGCGCGGCGTGCTCGCGTTCTCCGCCGTCGGTCTGCTGCTCGTGTACGGGTTGCAACGGCTGCAGCAGTTGCTGCCGTACTCCCTCGGCCTTGGCGCCCCGAGCGCCCCGCTCTCGTTCAACACGGCGGCCTCGTTCGTCGGCAACACGAACTGGCAGTCGTACTCGCCGGAGGCGACCGTCGGCTACACCGTGCAGCTCGCGGGTCTCGCCGTGCAGAACTTCACCTCGGCGGCCGTCGGCATTGCCGTCGCCGTTGCGCTCGTGCGTGGCTTCGCCTACCGAAAGTCGGGCACGATCGGCAACTTCTGGGTCGATCTCGTGCGCGGCATTGTGCGCCTGCTGCTGCCGCTCGCCGCGGTCAGCGCAATCGTGCTGCTCGCGGGCGGTGTCATCCAGAACTTCAACGGCTTCACCGATGTGACGACCGTTGCGGGAGCCACGCAGACGATCCCTGGCGGGCCGACGGCCTCGCAGGAGGCGATCAAGCTGCTCGGCACGAACGGCGGCGGCTTCTTCAACGCGAACTCCTCGCACCCGTTCGAGAACCCGACGCCCTGGACCAACATCTTCCAGGTGCTGCTCATGCTCGCAATCCCATTCTCGCTGCCCCGCACGTTCGGCCGGATGGTCGGCGACAACCGGCAGGGCTACGCGATCCTCTCGGTGATGGGGCTGCTCTATGTCGCGTCATTCACGGCGCTCACGCTCGTCGAGCTCGCGGGCCGCGGGACGGCGCCCGAGCTCGCCGGGGCCGCGCTCGAGGGCAAGGAGCAGCGCTTCGGCATCGTCGGCTCGACGCTCTTCGCGACGACGAGCACGGGCACCTCCACCGGCGCGGTGAATTCGATGCACGACTCGTACACCGCGCTCGGCGGGTTCTTCCCGATGTTCAACATGATGCTCGGCGAGGTGTCGCCAGGCGGGGTCGGGTCGGGGCTCTACGCCCTGCTCATGCTCGCCGTAATCGCGGTGTTCATCGCTGGCCTCCTCATCGGCCGGACGCCCGAGTACCTCGGCAAGAAGATCGGGCCCCGCGAGATCAAGCTCGCCGCGCTCTACATTCTGGTGATGCCCACCCTCGTGCTCGCCGGAACGGCCTTGAGCTTCGCGCTGCCCGGCGTGCGCGACAGCGTCACGGGAGAGTCGATTGCGAACCCCGGCGTGCACGGCATGTCAGAGGTGCTGTACGCGTTCACGTCGGCGGCGAACAACAACGGCTCGGCGTTCGCCGGGCTCACCGCAGATACCCCGTGGCTGAACACCGCGCTCGGCGTCACGATCCTGCTCGGCCGCTTCGTGCCGATCATGCTCGTGCTCGCCCTCGCCGGGTCGCTCGCGCGACAGGACATCGTCCCCGCGACCTCCGGCACGCTCCCCACCCACCGTCCGCTGTTCGTCGGGCTCCTTGCCGCGGTCACGATCCTGCTCTCCGCGCTCGCCTTCCTTCCCGTTCTCGCGCTAGGCCCCCTAGCTGAAGGGCTCATGTAA
- the glmU gene encoding bifunctional UDP-N-acetylglucosamine diphosphorylase/glucosamine-1-phosphate N-acetyltransferase GlmU, producing MTERSLAVVILAAGQGTRMKSTLPKVLHRIGGRSLIEHVLDTAAAVSPQQIVAVVRHERERVAEAILNHAPDTIIVDQDEVPGTGRAVELALAALPADFDGSVVVLSGDAPLVDGPSVLNLLDGHFAGNRDMTLLSALLDNPTGLGRILRDENGGMTGIVEEKDATDEQRKIGEINGGIYVFTHRALVQALGEIDTNNAQGEKYLTDAAARILAKGGGVEAVATNDPWVVAGVNDRAQLADAGRELNARIIRAHQRAGVTIMDPATTWIDADVSIEADVEILPGTFLHGATSIATGAIIGPDTTLTDCEVGEGARIRRSEATLAAIHAGAEVGPFAFIRPGTELGEGGKIGAFVEAKNAQIGEGSKVPHLSYVGDVTIGTGSNIGAGTIVANYDGVNKHQTVVGDAVRIGSKNVLIAPVTIEDGTYTAAGTIVRKPVPAGALAMTVAPQRNLEGWVAANRPGTSSAAAAERAASPDAATDSLNDTSHTK from the coding sequence ATGACAGAACGTTCTCTCGCTGTCGTCATTCTGGCCGCTGGCCAGGGCACCCGGATGAAGTCGACGCTTCCGAAGGTGCTGCATCGCATCGGCGGACGCTCGCTTATCGAGCACGTCCTCGACACCGCGGCGGCAGTCTCGCCGCAGCAGATCGTCGCCGTCGTTCGGCACGAGCGCGAGCGCGTTGCCGAGGCGATCCTGAACCACGCGCCCGACACGATCATCGTCGACCAAGACGAGGTCCCCGGCACCGGCCGCGCGGTCGAGCTTGCGCTCGCCGCACTCCCCGCGGACTTCGACGGCTCCGTCGTTGTGCTGTCGGGCGACGCCCCGCTCGTTGACGGGCCGTCCGTGCTCAACCTGCTCGACGGCCACTTCGCCGGCAACCGCGACATGACGCTGCTGTCGGCGCTGCTTGACAATCCGACGGGCCTCGGCCGTATCCTCCGCGACGAGAATGGCGGCATGACCGGCATCGTCGAGGAGAAGGACGCGACGGATGAGCAGCGCAAGATCGGCGAGATCAACGGCGGCATCTACGTCTTCACCCACCGCGCGCTGGTGCAGGCACTCGGCGAGATCGACACCAACAACGCGCAGGGCGAGAAGTACCTCACCGACGCGGCAGCCCGCATTCTCGCGAAGGGCGGCGGCGTCGAAGCCGTCGCAACGAACGATCCGTGGGTCGTCGCAGGCGTCAACGACCGGGCGCAGCTCGCCGATGCGGGACGCGAGCTGAACGCCCGCATCATCCGCGCGCACCAGCGGGCCGGCGTCACCATCATGGACCCGGCGACGACGTGGATCGACGCTGACGTCTCCATTGAGGCCGATGTCGAGATCCTGCCTGGCACCTTCCTGCACGGCGCGACCTCGATCGCGACGGGCGCGATCATCGGCCCAGACACGACGCTCACCGACTGCGAGGTTGGCGAGGGCGCGCGCATTCGCCGGTCCGAAGCGACGCTCGCCGCGATCCACGCCGGCGCGGAGGTTGGACCGTTCGCGTTCATCCGCCCCGGCACCGAGCTCGGCGAGGGCGGCAAGATCGGCGCGTTCGTCGAAGCGAAGAACGCGCAGATCGGCGAGGGCTCGAAGGTGCCACACCTGAGCTACGTCGGCGACGTCACCATCGGTACCGGCTCGAACATCGGCGCGGGCACGATCGTCGCGAATTACGACGGCGTGAACAAGCACCAGACGGTCGTCGGAGACGCCGTTCGGATCGGGTCGAAAAACGTGCTCATCGCACCGGTTACCATTGAAGACGGAACGTACACCGCGGCGGGAACGATTGTGCGCAAGCCTGTGCCCGCTGGCGCGCTCGCGATGACTGTCGCCCCTCAGCGAAACCTGGAGGGCTGGGTCGCTGCGAACCGCCCCGGAACGAGTTCCGCTGCCGCTGCCGAGCGGGCCGCGAGCCCCGACGCCGCCACAGACTCACTCAACGACACATCTCATACAAAGTAA
- a CDS encoding amidase → MRESFDLIEASIADVLEAYETGAATPTGVTESYLARIAAYDAGEAGLHAVVVAHPEALAQAAESDARWAAGTQRALEGVPFTVKDSYMVRGLTVASGSPAFERLVAQWDAFSVAKLREAGAVLLGKTNMPPMADGGMQRGVYGRAESPYNRDYLAAAYASGSSNGSAVATAANLAVFGMGEETVSSGRSPASNNGLCAYTPSWGVLSIRGNWPLFPARDVVVPHTRSMPDMLRLLDVLVQDDEITRGDFWRAQSAVPVPAPSAHRPPSYLALAGDPSAAEAASAQPLAGKRFAVPRMYLGHDPQFPIAVRPSVLALWEEARARLEALGAEVVETGFPLIERYEGDRPGQENVGALGVLPEGWMDTEFNHFLAYGWDDFLRANGDPAIPTLADVDPDTIFPQPPGTLPDRYEEVEDYENRYRAVVAFAKAGIPDPRERPDFADGLRALVRLREELFESWLRAEGFDGVVFPANADVARESAERDQDAADHAWSNGVFFSNGNYALRHLGIPTVTVAMGLMSDIGMPVGLTFAGAAYTDPELLRVGAIFEAGGGAGSLRVAPESTPAL, encoded by the coding sequence ATGCGCGAGTCTTTTGATCTCATCGAAGCGAGCATCGCCGACGTGCTCGAGGCCTACGAAACAGGGGCGGCCACGCCGACAGGCGTGACCGAGAGTTATCTCGCACGCATCGCGGCGTACGACGCCGGCGAGGCTGGCCTGCACGCCGTCGTCGTGGCACACCCCGAGGCGCTCGCCCAGGCGGCCGAGTCCGACGCGCGCTGGGCCGCGGGCACGCAGCGCGCCCTCGAGGGCGTGCCGTTCACGGTGAAGGACTCGTACATGGTGCGCGGCCTCACCGTCGCGTCCGGGTCGCCAGCGTTCGAACGTCTCGTGGCGCAGTGGGATGCCTTCTCCGTCGCGAAGCTTCGCGAGGCCGGGGCGGTGCTCCTCGGCAAGACAAACATGCCGCCGATGGCCGACGGCGGCATGCAGCGCGGCGTCTACGGCCGCGCGGAGTCGCCGTACAACCGCGACTACCTCGCCGCGGCCTACGCGTCGGGATCGTCGAACGGTTCCGCCGTCGCGACCGCCGCCAACCTCGCAGTGTTCGGCATGGGCGAGGAGACGGTCTCGAGCGGCCGCAGCCCCGCGTCGAACAACGGCCTGTGCGCCTACACGCCGTCGTGGGGAGTGCTGTCGATCCGCGGCAACTGGCCGCTCTTCCCGGCGCGCGACGTCGTTGTGCCGCACACCAGGTCGATGCCGGACATGCTCAGGCTGCTCGACGTGCTCGTGCAGGACGACGAGATCACGCGTGGCGACTTCTGGCGTGCGCAGAGCGCTGTCCCGGTTCCCGCTCCGAGCGCGCACCGGCCCCCGTCGTACCTTGCGCTCGCTGGCGACCCTTCGGCCGCGGAGGCAGCGTCAGCCCAGCCGCTCGCGGGCAAGCGGTTCGCGGTGCCGCGGATGTACCTCGGCCACGATCCTCAGTTCCCGATCGCCGTGCGACCGTCCGTGCTCGCCCTGTGGGAGGAGGCGCGAGCCCGGCTGGAGGCCCTCGGCGCCGAGGTCGTCGAGACCGGGTTCCCGCTCATCGAACGCTACGAGGGCGACCGGCCGGGCCAAGAGAACGTCGGTGCGCTCGGCGTGCTGCCCGAGGGCTGGATGGACACCGAGTTCAACCACTTCCTCGCCTACGGCTGGGACGACTTCCTCCGAGCGAACGGCGACCCCGCGATCCCGACGCTCGCTGACGTCGACCCCGACACGATCTTCCCGCAGCCGCCAGGCACGCTGCCCGACCGCTACGAGGAAGTCGAAGACTACGAGAACCGCTATCGTGCGGTCGTCGCGTTCGCGAAGGCCGGAATCCCGGACCCGCGGGAGCGGCCGGACTTCGCCGACGGTCTGCGCGCGCTCGTGCGGCTGCGCGAAGAGCTGTTCGAGTCGTGGCTGCGTGCCGAGGGGTTTGACGGCGTCGTCTTTCCCGCGAACGCCGATGTCGCGCGCGAATCGGCCGAGCGCGACCAGGACGCCGCCGATCACGCGTGGTCGAACGGCGTGTTCTTCTCGAACGGCAACTACGCGCTGCGCCACCTCGGCATTCCGACGGTCACGGTCGCGATGGGGCTGATGTCAGACATCGGGATGCCCGTCGGGCTGACCTTCGCCGGCGCCGCATACACTGACCCCGAACTGCTGCGCGTCGGCGCGATCTTCGAGGCCGGCGGGGGAGCCGGTTCGCTGCGGGTCGCCCCGGAGTCGACGCCGGCGCTCTGA
- a CDS encoding acyl-CoA dehydrogenase family protein: MEREIYEEIHDDFREMVKEFIKRYVTSEKMHEWEEAGEVDRATMLAAAEHGIVGLSVPEEFGGAGMLEDYRFRSIVLEELTLSGTGAALAGAVGIQDDLAVPYIARFGTPEQKQKWLPKMATCEVLGALAMTEPGTGSDLRGVTTTAKKTEGGYIVNGAKTFISSGKTADMVVTFVKTGEGNRPDAFSLIIIEDGMEGFDHGRKLHKMGSHGHDTAELSFVDVFVPDENLIGGAEGHGFIQLMENLPLERLSIGVAATAIAQAGFQWTLDYTKSREAFGKPVADFQNSRFSLADMATTVDVMWAYIDRAMKLFIEGKLTADEAAKVKFWCTEREWEILDQGVQLHGGYGYITEYPIARAFLDARVHRIYGGTNEVMREIVARAVTGRK, translated from the coding sequence ATGGAACGCGAGATTTACGAAGAGATCCACGACGACTTTCGTGAGATGGTGAAGGAATTCATCAAGCGCTACGTCACCAGCGAGAAGATGCACGAGTGGGAAGAGGCGGGCGAGGTTGATCGCGCGACGATGCTCGCCGCCGCTGAGCACGGCATCGTGGGCCTCTCGGTTCCCGAGGAGTTCGGCGGCGCCGGCATGCTCGAGGACTACCGCTTCCGTTCTATCGTGCTCGAGGAGCTCACGCTGTCGGGCACCGGAGCCGCGCTTGCGGGCGCTGTCGGCATCCAGGACGACCTCGCGGTGCCCTACATCGCCCGCTTCGGCACCCCCGAGCAGAAGCAGAAGTGGCTGCCGAAGATGGCGACGTGCGAGGTGCTCGGCGCACTCGCGATGACCGAGCCCGGCACCGGTAGCGACCTGCGCGGTGTCACGACGACCGCGAAGAAGACCGAGGGCGGCTACATCGTCAACGGCGCAAAGACCTTCATCTCGAGCGGCAAGACCGCCGACATGGTCGTGACGTTCGTGAAGACCGGCGAGGGCAACCGCCCCGACGCGTTCAGCCTCATCATCATCGAGGACGGCATGGAGGGCTTCGACCACGGCCGCAAGCTCCACAAGATGGGCTCACACGGGCACGACACCGCGGAGCTCAGCTTCGTCGATGTGTTCGTCCCCGACGAGAACCTCATCGGCGGCGCCGAGGGTCACGGCTTCATCCAGCTCATGGAGAACCTGCCGCTCGAACGCCTCTCGATCGGTGTCGCGGCGACCGCGATCGCGCAGGCCGGCTTCCAGTGGACCCTCGACTACACGAAGAGCCGTGAGGCGTTCGGCAAGCCCGTCGCCGACTTCCAGAACTCCCGGTTCAGCCTCGCAGACATGGCGACGACCGTCGACGTCATGTGGGCGTACATCGACCGCGCGATGAAGCTCTTCATCGAGGGCAAGCTCACCGCAGACGAGGCCGCCAAGGTGAAGTTCTGGTGCACCGAGCGCGAGTGGGAGATCCTCGACCAGGGCGTCCAGCTCCACGGCGGCTACGGCTACATCACCGAGTACCCGATCGCCCGCGCCTTCCTCGACGCCCGAGTCCACCGGATCTACGGCGGCACTAACGAGGTCATGCGCGAGATCGTCGCGCGCGCGGTGACCGGCCGAAAGTAG
- the kdpC gene encoding potassium-transporting ATPase subunit KdpC produces the protein MNAARRTSRRTVWAAVRAMALFTILLGVAYPLAVTGIGQLALPAQANGSLVSDSAGSPVGSALIGQQFFTAAGDPDPAFFQPRPSAAGDGYDGAASSGSNLGPKNPDLVAAIGERKAQVADFNGVPETEVPADAVTASSSGLDPHISPAYAAIQVQRVAEARGIDTATVAQLVEAHTAGPDLGYLGESRVNVLELNLALEQLRG, from the coding sequence ATGAACGCTGCACGTCGCACGTCACGCCGAACCGTCTGGGCCGCAGTGCGGGCCATGGCGCTCTTCACGATCCTGCTCGGCGTCGCCTACCCGCTCGCCGTGACGGGGATCGGCCAGCTCGCGCTGCCCGCTCAGGCGAACGGTTCCCTCGTGAGCGACTCCGCGGGTTCGCCAGTCGGCTCCGCGCTCATCGGCCAGCAGTTCTTCACCGCCGCGGGCGATCCTGACCCCGCGTTCTTCCAGCCCCGTCCCTCGGCGGCGGGCGATGGCTACGACGGCGCCGCGTCGTCGGGGTCGAACCTCGGCCCCAAGAACCCCGACCTCGTCGCCGCGATCGGCGAGCGCAAGGCGCAGGTCGCCGACTTCAACGGTGTGCCCGAGACCGAGGTGCCAGCCGACGCCGTCACGGCGTCGTCCTCGGGCCTCGACCCGCACATCAGCCCGGCCTACGCCGCGATCCAAGTGCAGCGGGTCGCCGAAGCCAGGGGCATCGACACCGCCACGGTCGCACAGCTCGTCGAAGCGCACACCGCAGGGCCAGACCTGGGGTACCTGGGCGAGAGTAGGGTGAACGTACTCGAACTCAATCTGGCGCTCGAGCAGTTGCGGGGGTGA
- the kdpB gene encoding potassium-transporting ATPase subunit KdpB, with the protein MSSHTSPAQSGFSLAVLVAALPGALRKLDPREQWRNPVMFIVWVGAALTTALAIAEPFLGGPAPSGGSAVPGSFTWAIAAWLWATVLFANVAESVAEGRGKAQADSLRKTRTTTVAHRVDGYDEAGDPAATGATLASLPSAELRVGDVVVVEQGELIPGDGDIVWGIASVDESAITGESAPVVRESGGDRSAVTGGTRVLSDRIVVRITSRPGDTFVDRMIALVEGAARQKTPNEVALNILLASLSIVFVVVALTLNPIASYAAAPVSLTVLTALLVCLIPTTIGALLSAVGIAGMDRLVQRNVLATSGRAVEAAGDVTTLLLDKTGTITYGNRRASAFIPLLGITESELVTAAALSSLADPTPEGASIVELAGGLGAQFDRNTQGEIVPFTAQTRMSGLNLPDGTEIRKGAGSAVIAWLEAGGAPLPPQRSAELQQRVAEVSETGGTPLVVAMRAGSGAAAGERRLLGVVHLKDVVKEGLPEKFTELRAMGIRTVMITGDNALTAAAISREAGVDDFLAEATPEDKLAYIRREQEGGNLVAMTGDGTNDAPALAQADVGVAMNSGTSAAKEAGNMVDLDSDPSKLIEIVRIGKQLLITRGALTTFSIANDIAKYFAIIPAMFMGVFPGLAALNIMGLHSAASAVLSAIIFNALVIIALIPLALRGVKYRPGGAAQILGRNLAVYGLGGVVAPFLGIWLIDQLVRLIPGF; encoded by the coding sequence ATGTCTTCGCACACAAGCCCCGCCCAGAGCGGGTTCTCGCTCGCCGTACTCGTCGCGGCCCTGCCCGGCGCGCTGCGCAAACTCGACCCGCGCGAGCAGTGGCGCAACCCCGTCATGTTCATCGTGTGGGTCGGCGCCGCGCTCACCACCGCGCTCGCGATCGCCGAACCGTTCCTCGGCGGCCCGGCACCGTCGGGCGGCAGCGCGGTGCCCGGTTCGTTCACCTGGGCCATCGCCGCGTGGCTCTGGGCGACAGTACTCTTCGCGAACGTCGCCGAGTCGGTCGCCGAGGGGCGCGGCAAGGCGCAGGCGGACTCGCTCCGGAAGACGCGCACGACGACGGTCGCGCACCGCGTCGACGGATACGACGAGGCCGGCGACCCCGCAGCGACAGGCGCGACCCTCGCGTCGCTGCCCTCGGCAGAGCTGCGCGTCGGTGACGTCGTGGTCGTCGAACAGGGCGAGCTCATCCCCGGCGACGGCGACATCGTCTGGGGCATCGCCTCGGTCGACGAGTCCGCAATCACGGGCGAGTCGGCGCCGGTCGTGCGCGAGTCCGGCGGCGACCGCTCGGCCGTGACGGGCGGCACCCGGGTGCTGAGCGACAGGATCGTCGTGCGCATCACGTCGCGCCCGGGCGACACGTTCGTTGACCGGATGATCGCCCTCGTCGAGGGCGCCGCCAGGCAGAAGACGCCGAACGAGGTCGCGCTCAACATCCTGCTCGCAAGCCTCTCGATCGTCTTCGTGGTCGTCGCGCTCACACTGAACCCGATCGCGTCGTACGCGGCGGCCCCCGTCAGCCTGACCGTGCTCACCGCGCTGCTCGTCTGCCTCATCCCGACCACCATCGGGGCGCTGCTCAGCGCCGTCGGCATCGCCGGCATGGACCGCCTGGTCCAGCGCAACGTGCTCGCGACCTCGGGTCGCGCGGTCGAGGCCGCGGGAGACGTGACCACGCTGCTGCTCGACAAGACGGGCACGATCACGTACGGCAACCGCCGCGCGAGCGCCTTCATCCCGCTACTCGGCATCACCGAGAGCGAGCTCGTCACGGCGGCAGCGCTCTCGTCGCTCGCCGACCCGACGCCGGAGGGCGCCTCGATCGTCGAGCTCGCGGGCGGGCTTGGCGCGCAGTTCGACAGGAATACCCAGGGCGAGATCGTCCCGTTCACCGCGCAGACCAGGATGTCGGGGCTGAACCTCCCCGACGGCACCGAAATCCGAAAGGGCGCGGGCTCCGCGGTCATCGCGTGGCTCGAGGCGGGCGGCGCACCGCTGCCCCCGCAGCGCTCGGCAGAGCTCCAGCAGCGCGTCGCCGAGGTCTCTGAGACCGGCGGCACCCCACTCGTCGTCGCGATGCGCGCGGGCAGCGGAGCGGCCGCGGGCGAGCGCCGACTGCTCGGCGTCGTCCACCTGAAAGACGTCGTGAAGGAGGGCCTCCCAGAGAAGTTCACGGAGCTCCGGGCGATGGGGATCCGCACCGTCATGATCACCGGCGACAACGCGCTCACCGCAGCCGCAATCTCCCGCGAAGCCGGCGTCGACGACTTCCTCGCCGAGGCGACGCCGGAAGACAAGCTCGCGTACATCCGCAGGGAGCAGGAGGGCGGCAACCTCGTCGCGATGACCGGCGACGGCACGAACGATGCGCCCGCGCTCGCGCAGGCCGACGTCGGTGTCGCGATGAACTCGGGCACGTCGGCGGCGAAGGAGGCGGGAAACATGGTCGACCTCGACTCGGACCCGTCGAAGCTCATCGAGATCGTGCGCATCGGCAAGCAGCTGCTCATCACCCGCGGCGCGCTCACGACGTTCTCGATCGCAAACGACATCGCGAAGTACTTCGCGATCATCCCCGCCATGTTCATGGGCGTCTTCCCCGGGCTCGCGGCGCTGAACATCATGGGCCTCCACTCGGCGGCCTCGGCGGTGCTCTCCGCGATCATCTTCAACGCCCTCGTGATCATCGCGCTCATCCCGCTCGCCCTGCGCGGCGTGAAGTATCGCCCGGGCGGCGCCGCCCAGATCCTCGGCCGCAACCTCGCCGTCTACGGCCTCGGCGGTGTTGTCGCCCCGTTCCTCGGCATCTGGCTCATCGACCAGCTGGTCCGGCTCATCCCCGGGTTCTAG
- a CDS encoding potassium-transporting ATPase subunit F, with protein sequence MIVFDIVAAALALAALAYLAVSLTRPEKF encoded by the coding sequence GTGATCGTCTTCGACATCGTCGCCGCGGCCCTGGCACTCGCGGCCCTCGCCTACCTCGCCGTCTCTCTCACCCGACCGGAGAAGTTCTGA
- a CDS encoding MarR family winged helix-turn-helix transcriptional regulator — protein sequence MEDRTPDSTDEVDGIIASWSAARPDLDFAPLTVFSRLSRIAKHLDRARSHAFERSGLASWEFDVLAVLRRGGAPYRQSPKVLVQQTMVSSGTMTNRIDRLVERELVRRLTDPNDGRGVLVEMTPLGQTLVDAAMTRLTDSEERLLGAMSRPERERLAVLLRKLARSVDRYEPVSEATDEPVV from the coding sequence ATGGAAGACCGCACGCCAGACTCGACCGACGAGGTTGACGGGATCATCGCGTCGTGGAGCGCAGCGCGCCCCGACCTCGATTTCGCGCCACTCACCGTGTTCTCCAGGCTCTCGCGCATCGCGAAGCATCTGGATCGCGCGAGGTCACACGCGTTCGAGCGCTCCGGTCTCGCTTCGTGGGAGTTCGACGTACTCGCAGTGCTGCGCCGCGGCGGAGCCCCGTACCGGCAGAGCCCCAAGGTGCTCGTGCAGCAGACCATGGTGTCGAGCGGCACGATGACGAATCGGATTGACAGGCTCGTCGAGCGCGAGCTTGTGCGCCGCCTGACTGACCCGAACGACGGCCGGGGCGTGCTCGTCGAGATGACGCCGCTCGGCCAGACCCTCGTTGACGCGGCGATGACGCGCCTCACCGATTCAGAGGAGCGCCTGCTCGGCGCCATGAGCCGGCCCGAGCGTGAACGCCTCGCCGTGCTGCTGCGCAAGCTTGCTCGCAGCGTCGACCGCTACGAACCAGTCTCCGAAGCAACCGACGAGCCGGTCGTCTAG